The following coding sequences lie in one Enterococcus sp. 9E7_DIV0242 genomic window:
- a CDS encoding SDR family oxidoreductase has product MTYLVTGATGGFGGYALKFLKELVPVSDIYALVRSEEKGAALKEAGFNVRIGDYADAESMKKALQGIDRLLFVSGAPGNRQEEHGNVVKAAKEAGISYIAYTSFAGADKAVSPLAADHIFTEKLIEEAGITHTFLRNNWYLENEMPIVGAALNGGKFVYAAENGKTGWALKREYAEVAAKAVSGTDYPSILELSGTPVTYDVLAESLRKATGKEFDIVQSDDQGFIDNLVAGGLPQPVAEMFLSFQYDIKNNQLDVISDDFEKALGKPLTSLEAGLRELLS; this is encoded by the coding sequence TTGACTTATTTAGTTACAGGTGCAACAGGTGGATTTGGTGGATATGCTTTAAAGTTCTTGAAAGAACTTGTTCCGGTTTCTGATATCTATGCTTTAGTTCGCAGTGAGGAAAAGGGGGCTGCATTGAAAGAAGCAGGTTTTAATGTGAGAATTGGTGACTATGCTGATGCAGAATCAATGAAAAAGGCCTTACAGGGAATAGATCGATTATTATTTGTTTCAGGTGCACCTGGCAATCGTCAGGAAGAACATGGCAACGTAGTGAAAGCTGCAAAAGAAGCAGGGATTTCTTATATTGCATATACTAGTTTTGCAGGAGCGGATAAAGCAGTAAGCCCTTTGGCAGCTGATCATATTTTTACAGAGAAATTAATTGAAGAAGCAGGGATTACTCATACATTTTTACGCAATAACTGGTATTTAGAAAACGAAATGCCAATCGTTGGTGCTGCATTAAATGGCGGAAAATTTGTCTATGCAGCAGAAAATGGCAAAACGGGTTGGGCATTAAAGCGTGAGTATGCTGAAGTTGCCGCAAAAGCTGTCTCAGGCACTGATTATCCTTCCATTCTTGAGCTATCAGGAACTCCTGTAACTTATGATGTTCTAGCAGAATCATTGAGAAAAGCAACTGGCAAAGAGTTTGACATTGTGCAATCAGATGATCAGGGATTCATTGACAATTTAGTTGCTGGAGGTCTGCCTCAACCAGTGGCAGAAATGTTCCTGTCCTTCCAATATGATATAAAAAATAATCAATTAGATGTTATTTCTGACGACTTCGAAAAAGCATTAGGTAAACCTCTGACAAGTCTGGAAGCCGGATTGAGAGAGCTGTTGAGCTAA
- a CDS encoding pyridoxamine 5'-phosphate oxidase family protein, producing MKHEQMKIEDYLQFLNEEIHSTVFSTVDNDGKPMSRVIDIMLVKENKLYFLTATTKPFYIQLLEKPYVSITGMKGEDSMSSVSITVNGEVREVGTKYLDEIFDKNAYMNEIYETEESKKILRVFEVYKGTVSVFDLGTKPIYQNSFVINE from the coding sequence ATGAAGCATGAACAGATGAAAATAGAAGATTATTTGCAGTTTCTGAATGAGGAAATCCATTCTACGGTGTTTTCGACGGTAGATAATGATGGAAAACCGATGTCTCGTGTGATTGATATTATGCTGGTAAAAGAAAATAAACTTTATTTTTTGACTGCCACGACAAAACCTTTTTATATTCAGTTATTGGAAAAGCCTTATGTTTCAATTACTGGAATGAAAGGGGAGGACTCAATGTCTTCTGTTTCGATAACCGTCAATGGAGAAGTAAGAGAAGTAGGGACAAAATATCTGGATGAGATTTTTGATAAAAATGCGTATATGAATGAAATTTATGAGACGGAGGAAAGCAAGAAAATTTTGCGTGTATTTGAAGTTTATAAAGGAACGGTTTCTGTCTTTGATTTGGGAACAAAACCAATCTATCAAAATAGCTTCGTCATCAACGAATAA
- a CDS encoding AraC family transcriptional regulator, whose protein sequence is MNKQQIREFLFTYTDTERKHINQQDDPFHLQENERISYNKTLAYAISKNEKITDFLNDSQLLLVKHARFSPMPPHAHDYIEMCYVYSGKIDMIINSEEISLNQGDFCLLDTGVIHQILDTGEDDILINFLIKKEYFSTKMLSQIAHNDTLSKFVIDALSEDQKHNQFIVFETVNNEFIEDAVIGILSHYLGPSFFSKEIIDSYMLIIFSELLRSFHEKKAQYYQENNQLYIGNILSYIEKRQGNCTLNDLAEAFNFNSNYLSRFIKKNAGKSFIDLVQEIRLTHATTLLRNTDLPIEKIIQQAGYRNINFFYKKFQDIYHESPKEYRKKFQ, encoded by the coding sequence ATGAATAAACAACAGATAAGAGAATTTCTTTTTACATACACGGATACAGAGCGCAAACATATCAATCAGCAGGACGATCCATTTCATTTACAAGAGAATGAACGGATTTCATACAATAAAACGTTGGCGTACGCCATCTCAAAAAATGAAAAGATAACCGACTTTTTAAATGATAGTCAGCTTTTACTAGTGAAGCATGCGCGATTTTCACCTATGCCTCCACATGCTCATGATTACATCGAGATGTGCTATGTGTATTCCGGAAAAATAGATATGATCATCAACTCTGAGGAAATTTCTTTGAACCAAGGTGATTTTTGTCTATTGGATACTGGAGTTATCCATCAGATTCTTGATACTGGGGAAGACGATATCCTTATCAATTTCCTAATAAAAAAAGAGTATTTCTCCACCAAAATGTTGAGTCAAATCGCACATAATGATACGCTCTCAAAATTTGTTATCGATGCACTTTCCGAGGACCAAAAACACAATCAGTTTATTGTCTTTGAAACAGTGAATAACGAATTCATAGAAGATGCCGTCATTGGGATTTTATCTCATTATTTAGGACCTTCCTTTTTTTCGAAGGAGATCATTGATTCTTATATGCTCATTATTTTTTCCGAATTATTACGGTCATTTCATGAAAAAAAAGCCCAATACTATCAAGAAAACAATCAACTATATATCGGAAACATTCTAAGCTATATTGAAAAAAGGCAAGGAAATTGTACCTTAAATGACCTTGCCGAAGCATTCAATTTTAACAGCAACTACCTTAGTCGCTTCATCAAGAAAAACGCGGGCAAATCATTTATCGATCTTGTCCAAGAAATTCGTTTGACCCACGCTACGACCTTACTAAGAAACACGGACCTACCAATTGAAAAGATCATCCAACAAGCCGGCTATAGAAACATCAATTTCTTTTATAAGAAATTCCAAGATATCTATCATGAGTCACCGAAGGAATATCGGAAAAAGTTTCAATAG
- a CDS encoding CatB-related O-acetyltransferase, which yields MTISDKKIYPRTNDLETVYLKNVITKPNINVGAYTFYNDSAKNPSDFEKNNVLYHYPYVNHDTLEIGKFCSIASGAKFIFNSANHALGSLSTYPFPIFFEEWQLQAEDISSAWDNKGDIIIGNDVWIGYEAVILAGVHIGNGAIIGARSVVTKDVPPYSIVGGAPAKQIRQRFDAETIKQLEALQWWDWSVEKIVENISFIQTGDIGKLKLSIK from the coding sequence ATGACTATTTCAGATAAAAAAATATATCCAAGAACAAATGATTTAGAAACAGTGTATTTAAAAAATGTTATTACAAAACCAAATATCAACGTTGGAGCATATACATTCTATAATGATTCTGCTAAAAATCCATCAGATTTCGAAAAGAATAATGTATTGTACCATTATCCATATGTGAATCATGATACGTTAGAAATTGGGAAGTTCTGTTCCATAGCAAGCGGAGCAAAATTTATTTTCAACAGTGCCAATCATGCACTTGGTTCACTTTCAACCTATCCTTTTCCCATTTTCTTTGAAGAATGGCAGCTGCAGGCGGAAGATATCTCTTCTGCTTGGGATAACAAAGGGGATATCATTATAGGTAATGATGTTTGGATTGGTTATGAAGCGGTCATTCTTGCAGGCGTTCATATTGGCAACGGCGCAATTATTGGCGCCAGATCAGTAGTGACCAAAGATGTGCCTCCTTATTCAATTGTCGGAGGGGCACCAGCCAAACAAATCAGACAGCGATTTGATGCGGAAACGATTAAACAGCTCGAAGCGCTTCAATGGTGGGATTGGTCTGTTGAGAAAATTGTAGAAAATATTTCGTTTATTCAGACAGGGGATATTGGTAAACTGAAACTAAGTATCAAATAG
- a CDS encoding family 78 glycoside hydrolase catalytic domain, with protein sequence MVKMLSNSRLEINGQSTPINVDLNEAISVTWKAAKQTSYRLEVFDEKEQCIFDFEEVSRRQSQSIVLPRHFARKKYSVKLSVYNSNQKIVQETMNFYTQNHDLNLANWITRLDNPIEKEHVYFDDKPTIILKKQVVVKETIESAFIDICGLGYYTLRINGQRVSDAYLNSDVTSYDQRVYYDTYQIESFLTEGTNEFTVELANGWYNPAPILILGKYNIRKQLSIGKPTMICDIQLTTTNQSIHILSDAEWESSCGQFLQNNLFVGEVFTDNVQPADNVRKQTVCIPGPTGKLVPSFIPKIVRKEKILPVSFDRLADGWIIDFGQIISGQIAFDLAAETIGCIELSYAEVTDDKGNPAYGTTISGKYGVKTSDREPESPVIQTDKVMKEKLTPLHFSNQYTYHSFRYVFVKGTSEFTKLPLENVIAYRLFSDVELLVDFDSSSEDLNQLWQAGINTRQNNMHAYFEDCTRERFGYGGDIVALLSSHIATSDIKEFAKKVFLDFVDAQIADGGIPQTAPFIGIMTNGTSNKAGSLGWQLVLPTLAKALSTTYQEADFVKQYQAQLEKHLQYLLCFDFSMIRSCCLGDWGSVDGKEEGWVISSPDQSFCSGCMYVILLNEYLELMDEGICSTSHLDGVKEKIAIAKSELLKEFNRETGNFSSGKISSDIFAIQAGLISGEDRDKRIRHLIKKIRENGTIFSFGIFGMSWAYELFSEIGENRLIYDWLLRQEGPSYQDMLKNGNLALAEYFSVPGQQKTQPGSLNHAMFSSYSSWFVSSLLGLRIENKQLIIDPAVDLPIDWVSGSLKTPMGKVTINWKKENQQQTKIVVEIPNELAYIEKVSQKHRSSKLHLKEKDEYKIITFEIKN encoded by the coding sequence GTGGTGAAAATGTTGAGCAATAGTCGATTAGAAATTAACGGTCAATCAACGCCGATAAATGTCGACCTAAATGAGGCGATTTCAGTTACGTGGAAAGCGGCAAAGCAAACAAGCTATAGATTGGAAGTCTTTGATGAAAAGGAGCAGTGCATTTTTGATTTTGAAGAGGTTTCAAGGCGACAAAGCCAATCAATCGTGCTACCTAGACACTTCGCACGAAAGAAATATTCGGTAAAACTAAGTGTTTATAACAGCAATCAAAAAATTGTGCAGGAAACGATGAATTTCTATACTCAAAACCATGATCTCAATCTTGCGAACTGGATTACAAGGTTGGATAATCCTATTGAAAAAGAACACGTGTATTTTGATGATAAGCCAACGATAATTTTGAAAAAGCAAGTGGTGGTCAAAGAAACGATCGAATCAGCGTTCATTGATATTTGCGGTTTGGGCTATTATACATTGCGAATAAATGGGCAACGGGTTTCAGATGCGTATTTGAATTCAGATGTCACCAGCTATGACCAGAGAGTTTATTACGATACCTATCAAATAGAAAGCTTCCTGACGGAAGGAACGAATGAATTTACGGTTGAATTGGCAAATGGCTGGTATAATCCTGCACCAATTTTGATTTTGGGTAAGTACAATATTCGAAAACAGCTTTCTATTGGTAAGCCGACGATGATTTGTGATATCCAACTGACAACAACAAATCAGTCCATACATATCCTCTCAGATGCCGAGTGGGAAAGTTCATGTGGGCAATTTCTGCAAAACAATCTCTTTGTAGGTGAAGTATTCACAGACAATGTTCAACCAGCTGACAATGTTCGAAAACAGACGGTGTGTATTCCTGGTCCGACGGGAAAACTGGTTCCAAGCTTTATTCCAAAAATTGTCCGGAAAGAAAAAATTCTGCCAGTTTCATTCGATAGGCTTGCAGATGGCTGGATTATCGATTTTGGACAGATTATTAGCGGACAAATTGCGTTTGATTTAGCCGCTGAAACGATCGGATGTATTGAACTAAGCTACGCAGAAGTGACCGATGATAAAGGAAATCCGGCTTATGGAACAACGATCAGTGGGAAATATGGCGTAAAAACAAGTGACCGGGAACCAGAAAGTCCAGTCATTCAAACAGACAAAGTAATGAAGGAAAAATTAACCCCTTTGCATTTTAGTAATCAATACACCTATCATTCCTTTAGATATGTTTTTGTGAAAGGAACATCTGAGTTCACGAAACTTCCATTAGAAAATGTAATTGCCTATCGCCTATTTTCAGATGTAGAACTACTGGTTGACTTCGATTCATCTTCAGAAGACTTGAATCAGCTGTGGCAAGCAGGAATAAATACACGCCAAAATAACATGCACGCCTATTTTGAGGATTGCACACGAGAACGCTTTGGTTATGGCGGGGATATCGTGGCACTTCTATCTTCTCATATTGCGACGAGTGATATAAAAGAGTTTGCTAAAAAGGTTTTTCTAGATTTTGTAGATGCTCAAATAGCGGATGGTGGTATCCCGCAAACTGCACCTTTCATAGGAATTATGACGAATGGTACATCCAATAAAGCAGGATCATTAGGTTGGCAATTGGTTTTACCCACACTTGCTAAAGCCTTGTCCACGACCTATCAAGAAGCAGATTTCGTCAAACAGTATCAAGCTCAGTTGGAAAAACATTTGCAGTATTTATTATGTTTTGATTTTTCAATGATTCGCTCGTGTTGTTTGGGGGACTGGGGCTCTGTTGATGGAAAAGAAGAGGGGTGGGTCATTTCATCACCAGATCAGTCTTTCTGTTCGGGATGTATGTATGTGATCTTGTTGAATGAATACCTTGAGTTAATGGATGAAGGAATTTGCTCAACCAGCCATTTAGATGGAGTAAAAGAAAAAATAGCGATTGCTAAAAGTGAATTGTTGAAAGAATTCAATAGGGAGACGGGTAATTTTTCTAGTGGGAAAATCTCTAGTGATATATTTGCCATTCAAGCAGGGCTGATTTCAGGAGAGGACAGAGACAAGCGAATTCGTCATCTGATCAAAAAAATTAGGGAGAATGGGACTATTTTTTCTTTTGGGATTTTTGGTATGTCTTGGGCCTATGAACTGTTTTCAGAAATCGGTGAGAATCGCTTAATCTATGATTGGTTACTTCGCCAAGAGGGCCCAAGCTATCAGGATATGTTAAAAAATGGAAATCTGGCTTTAGCAGAATATTTTAGTGTTCCCGGTCAACAAAAGACACAACCGGGTTCTTTAAACCATGCCATGTTTTCCTCCTATTCCAGTTGGTTTGTCTCCTCTTTACTGGGACTGAGGATTGAAAATAAACAATTAATCATTGATCCAGCTGTTGATTTACCGATCGACTGGGTAAGTGGAAGCCTCAAAACACCGATGGGAAAAGTGACGATAAACTGGAAAAAGGAGAATCAACAACAGACAAAGATAGTGGTGGAAATCCCAAACGAACTGGCTTATATAGAAAAAGTTAGTCAAAAGCATCGATCCAGTAAGCTTCATTTGAAAGAGAAGGATGAATATAAAATAATCACGTTTGAAATAAAAAACTGA
- a CDS encoding RnfABCDGE type electron transport complex subunit B — protein sequence MLESIIAPILIVSGIGLISGVGLSIATIIFDKPADKKEEALREILPGINCGACGFTGCDGYAKAMAGEEAGATLCTPGGIDVQTRLSEILGTAVGEYRRTAAFVHCNGTCSHTKEKMNYTGAETCYGASQIFGGPSSCQSGCMGYGDCVAVCAYDAIHVVDGVAIVDEANCVGCLKCIEACPKLLIRMLPAAETSAVVCANHDRGGAVKKLCEVGCISCNKCVRSCPVEAITMEDSLAVIDPELCTNCGNCIEVCPQNCIVEVGTCAKAG from the coding sequence ATGCTAGAAAGTATTATTGCACCTATCCTTATTGTGTCAGGAATAGGGTTGATTTCAGGAGTGGGCTTGTCGATCGCTACGATTATCTTTGATAAGCCTGCAGATAAGAAAGAAGAGGCGTTGAGAGAAATTCTTCCAGGCATCAACTGTGGGGCCTGTGGATTTACAGGCTGTGATGGGTATGCAAAAGCGATGGCTGGTGAAGAAGCGGGTGCCACTCTGTGTACACCTGGTGGAATCGATGTCCAAACGCGTTTATCTGAAATTTTAGGCACTGCTGTTGGAGAGTATCGCCGAACCGCTGCCTTTGTTCATTGTAATGGAACCTGTAGCCATACGAAAGAGAAAATGAATTATACAGGGGCGGAGACTTGCTACGGTGCCAGCCAGATCTTTGGCGGTCCAAGCAGTTGTCAGTCAGGCTGTATGGGCTATGGCGATTGTGTTGCTGTCTGTGCGTATGATGCAATTCATGTTGTAGACGGCGTCGCTATAGTGGATGAAGCTAACTGCGTGGGTTGCTTAAAGTGTATTGAAGCGTGTCCAAAACTGCTGATTCGTATGCTTCCAGCGGCAGAAACCTCGGCTGTTGTCTGTGCGAATCATGATCGTGGCGGAGCGGTCAAGAAGCTTTGCGAAGTCGGCTGTATTTCCTGCAATAAATGTGTTCGAAGCTGTCCGGTTGAAGCAATTACAATGGAGGATTCATTGGCAGTGATCGATCCAGAGTTATGTACAAATTGCGGGAATTGTATTGAGGTGTGCCCGCAAAACTGTATCGTAGAAGTAGGAACATGTGCTAAAGCAGGCTAG
- a CDS encoding protein-ADP-ribose hydrolase yields MGEEKQLSWLIDYLIEENQSYRDLVVPVSIDDKRALFRSLMNVRAPEPIDEEFLVIQNSYLQKQLSAKQVFRLSDSSSYSQNLFLWQGDITLLAVDGIVNAANNQLLGCFVPLHRCIDNAIHSAAGVQLRLACFDLMEEQKEAEETGKVKVTFGYNLPAHYVFHTVGPIVSGVVTEKNEEQLAQCYESVLAKAQEMGLETLAFCCISTGEFRFPNDLAAKIAITTVQKFIKEKSSHLKVIFNVFNDTDKELYHDYLQKIS; encoded by the coding sequence ATGGGAGAAGAGAAACAGTTGTCATGGTTGATTGATTATTTGATAGAAGAAAATCAGTCATATAGAGACTTAGTTGTACCTGTTTCGATTGATGATAAGAGAGCTTTATTTCGTAGCTTGATGAATGTCAGAGCTCCTGAACCAATCGATGAGGAATTTCTAGTTATTCAAAATAGTTATTTGCAAAAACAGCTATCGGCAAAACAAGTGTTCAGGTTATCTGATAGCTCCTCTTATTCGCAAAATTTATTTTTATGGCAAGGCGATATTACATTATTGGCTGTTGATGGAATTGTGAATGCTGCAAATAACCAACTATTAGGTTGTTTTGTCCCATTACATCGTTGCATTGATAATGCAATTCATTCAGCAGCCGGTGTTCAATTACGATTGGCCTGTTTTGATTTAATGGAGGAACAAAAAGAAGCGGAAGAAACAGGAAAAGTAAAAGTAACATTTGGCTATAATCTGCCGGCACACTATGTATTTCATACGGTAGGACCGATCGTTTCGGGTGTGGTAACTGAAAAAAATGAAGAGCAATTGGCCCAATGTTATGAAAGTGTGTTGGCTAAAGCACAGGAAATGGGGCTGGAAACGTTAGCTTTTTGCTGTATCTCAACGGGAGAATTTAGATTTCCAAATGATTTGGCTGCGAAGATTGCCATAACAACTGTACAAAAATTTATCAAGGAAAAATCCAGTCATTTAAAGGTCATCTTTAATGTTTTTAACGATACAGATAAGGAGTTATATCATGACTATCTACAAAAAATTAGCTAA
- a CDS encoding NAD(P)H-binding protein, with translation MNYAVTGATGNLGSRIVKELVKLVGVEDVFALVHTLSKAEKLREQGISVREADYSDVNNMATALQGIDLLIYVPSKTYDVLQRVVELENTLSAMKTSKVKKVIFVSFFADQESNPFTMSPYYGYAPRRLAGLDLDYAIVKNSLYADPLVPYLPELIERKNIIYPIGYEKLSFITLDDSAEALARLAIQPHLRDNGQIYLLSQEKNYSMVELGRVMSEVTGKDIGYQPVTLDEFVEIYKGDGDGKELASMYQGGALGMLSEVTTDFEKITGHAPMGMEQFLQKNSKR, from the coding sequence TTGAATTATGCAGTAACAGGAGCTACAGGAAATTTAGGTAGTAGAATTGTGAAGGAATTGGTGAAGTTAGTAGGAGTAGAGGATGTTTTTGCACTTGTACATACATTATCAAAAGCAGAGAAGCTAAGAGAACAAGGTATTTCTGTTCGAGAGGCAGATTATTCTGATGTAAACAATATGGCCACGGCCTTGCAGGGAATTGATCTATTAATCTATGTACCAAGTAAAACCTACGATGTTCTTCAACGAGTGGTGGAACTGGAAAATACGCTCAGTGCAATGAAAACGTCAAAAGTGAAGAAAGTTATTTTTGTTAGTTTTTTTGCAGATCAGGAAAGCAATCCCTTCACCATGTCTCCGTATTATGGTTATGCTCCAAGACGTTTGGCAGGGTTGGACCTTGATTATGCCATTGTCAAAAATTCATTATACGCAGACCCACTGGTTCCATATCTGCCAGAATTAATTGAGCGGAAAAATATTATTTATCCAATCGGGTATGAAAAATTGTCTTTTATTACTTTGGATGACAGTGCAGAAGCATTAGCAAGATTAGCCATTCAGCCCCATTTAAGAGACAACGGACAAATATACCTATTGAGTCAAGAAAAAAATTATTCTATGGTAGAGCTGGGTCGTGTAATGAGTGAAGTAACAGGGAAAGATATTGGGTATCAACCAGTCACCTTAGATGAATTTGTGGAAATTTACAAGGGCGATGGTGATGGAAAAGAATTAGCTTCTATGTATCAGGGTGGAGCTTTGGGAATGTTAAGTGAAGTTACGACTGACTTCGAAAAAATTACGGGTCATGCACCTATGGGAATGGAGCAATTTTTACAAAAAAATAGTAAGAGATAA
- the rplS gene encoding 50S ribosomal protein L19 — translation MNPLIEELTKEQLRSDIPAFRPGDTVRVHAKVVEGTRERIQIFEGVVIKRRGAGISETYTVRKMSGGVGVERTFPLHTPRVAQIEVVRYGKVRRAKLYYLRALHGKAARIKEIRR, via the coding sequence ATGAATCCATTGATCGAAGAATTAACAAAGGAACAACTACGTTCTGACATTCCAGCGTTTCGCCCAGGGGACACAGTACGTGTTCACGCGAAAGTTGTCGAAGGTACTCGTGAACGTATCCAGATTTTTGAAGGTGTTGTAATCAAACGCCGCGGAGCTGGAATCAGCGAGACTTACACAGTACGTAAAATGTCTGGCGGTGTAGGTGTGGAACGTACATTCCCATTACACACTCCACGTGTTGCGCAAATCGAAGTAGTTCGCTACGGTAAAGTACGTCGTGCAAAATTGTACTACCTACGTGCATTACACGGAAAAGCAGCTCGTATCAAAGAAATCCGTCGTTAA
- a CDS encoding SIR2 family NAD-dependent protein deacylase, protein MTIYKKLAKTVDLLSTAEAIVIGAGSGLSAAAGITYSGPRFEELFDDFISHYHFSDMYSAGFYPFDSLEEYWAYWSKHIYYNRYALEIGQPYKDLLKLLKKNNYFVITTNVDHQFQKAGFDKERLFYTQGDYGLFQCSKACHKKTYENESIINKMVEYQQDFKIPSWLVPHCPKCGEPFAVDLRVDQYFVEDNGWQQAQKRYQNFLEENKGKEILFLELGVGYNTPVIIKYPFWKMTYQNDKASYVYFNQEQLVVPDEIKEQTIDLQGDIRQILEKIVNL, encoded by the coding sequence ATGACTATCTACAAAAAATTAGCTAAAACGGTTGACTTGTTAAGTACGGCTGAAGCAATAGTTATCGGTGCTGGATCAGGATTATCAGCAGCAGCAGGCATCACATATTCAGGGCCGAGATTTGAAGAGCTGTTTGACGATTTCATTTCACACTATCATTTTTCAGATATGTACTCTGCTGGATTTTACCCCTTTGATTCCTTGGAAGAATATTGGGCTTATTGGAGTAAACACATTTACTATAATCGCTATGCTCTAGAAATAGGGCAGCCTTATAAAGACTTGTTGAAACTTCTAAAGAAGAATAATTATTTTGTCATAACTACGAATGTCGATCATCAATTTCAAAAAGCAGGATTTGATAAAGAACGACTATTTTATACGCAAGGAGATTATGGATTATTTCAATGTTCTAAAGCCTGCCATAAAAAAACGTATGAAAATGAATCAATCATCAATAAAATGGTTGAGTATCAACAAGATTTTAAAATTCCGAGTTGGCTGGTTCCTCACTGTCCCAAATGTGGAGAGCCATTTGCGGTTGATCTTCGGGTTGATCAGTATTTTGTTGAAGATAATGGTTGGCAGCAAGCTCAGAAGCGTTACCAAAATTTTTTAGAAGAAAACAAAGGGAAAGAGATTTTGTTTCTCGAATTGGGAGTGGGGTACAATACACCGGTTATCATTAAGTATCCTTTCTGGAAAATGACCTATCAGAATGATAAGGCATCCTATGTTTATTTTAATCAGGAGCAGCTGGTAGTACCGGATGAAATCAAAGAACAAACAATTGACCTGCAGGGAGATATCCGGCAAATTTTAGAAAAAATCGTAAATTTGTAG
- a CDS encoding TMEM175 family protein: MKSRIEASSDAVIAIVVTILVLEFKSPDSPDIRLVFDEWQSFLVYVVSFLLIFITWYDHYLLFKLSEKMSKKIFWSNGIWLFFLSLIPFTTSFAGKFPTYRGASLLYLANTFLWVVSYIYLSYALAESNPVNAKRIKAIGFLNKQDFTIFVGGGLLSFIISWYFPIFTWIVLFFAGIFTIVFNRNGHATI, from the coding sequence ATGAAAAGTAGAATAGAAGCTTCGAGTGATGCTGTGATTGCCATAGTCGTAACAATTTTGGTTTTGGAGTTCAAATCACCGGACAGTCCAGATATTCGTTTAGTGTTCGATGAATGGCAGAGCTTTTTAGTTTATGTGGTTAGTTTTCTGTTGATATTCATAACTTGGTATGATCACTATCTACTATTCAAACTATCAGAGAAGATGTCTAAGAAAATTTTTTGGAGCAATGGCATTTGGCTCTTTTTTCTATCTCTAATCCCTTTTACAACCTCTTTTGCTGGAAAATTCCCGACGTATCGAGGAGCGTCATTACTCTACCTGGCGAATACCTTTTTGTGGGTAGTTAGCTATATTTATTTGAGTTATGCATTAGCTGAGTCGAACCCTGTGAATGCAAAACGAATCAAAGCAATCGGTTTTTTGAATAAACAAGATTTCACTATTTTTGTTGGAGGCGGCTTGCTTTCATTCATCATTAGTTGGTATTTCCCTATTTTTACTTGGATTGTGCTATTTTTTGCTGGAATATTTACAATCGTTTTTAATCGTAACGGGCATGCAACGATTTAG
- a CDS encoding Rrf2 family transcriptional regulator, whose translation MKYSIQFSDAIHILAYIEIYKDTSYLSSEMIASSVETNPANVRRIMSNLKKSNLIITQTGKPKPALARNPKEISLLDIYKSIEGNTNLIQVDPKTNPDCIIGANIQAVLANNYETLQKKVEAEMANITLDTLIHDISVLELKNRPENKELLKEYL comes from the coding sequence ATGAAGTACTCCATACAATTCAGTGATGCTATCCATATTTTGGCATATATTGAGATTTATAAAGATACCAGCTACCTATCAAGTGAGATGATAGCTAGTAGTGTAGAAACAAATCCAGCAAATGTTAGACGAATCATGAGCAACTTAAAAAAATCAAATCTAATTATTACTCAGACTGGAAAACCAAAACCTGCGCTTGCAAGAAATCCTAAAGAAATATCCCTGTTGGATATCTACAAAAGTATCGAAGGAAATACTAATCTGATACAAGTTGATCCGAAAACGAATCCAGATTGTATTATTGGAGCCAATATTCAAGCTGTTTTAGCAAACAATTATGAAACATTGCAAAAGAAAGTAGAAGCAGAAATGGCCAACATTACACTAGATACATTAATACATGATATTTCCGTACTTGAGCTTAAAAACAGACCGGAAAACAAGGAATTATTAAAAGAGTATTTGTAA